Genomic segment of Kibdelosporangium phytohabitans:
GGGCGCCGCGGGGTGTGTGACCAACCACGCCTCGTGCTGTCCCACATAGTGGTCGAGCAACCTGCGGCCGAGACCCTGGCCCCGTGACGCGGGGTGCACCATCAGTTCCGTGACGGTCAACGCGGGCGCGACCAGGCGCTCGGCCGGGACGGCCTGGGTGACCATCATGTGGAACGCGTCTTCCGGCAGTTCGGGCGGCATCGGCCAGCCGTACGCCACGCCGTGCAGCGCACGCCCGTCCCACGCCACGGAAGCCGACAAATCCGGCTGGGCGAGGTGCTTGGTCAGGATGTTGGCGAAGTTGTCCAGTCTGGTCCGTGACTCGTTCCACGGCGGGTCGGCGAAACACAGCCGGTACAGCTCGTGCAACGCTGAGCGCAGGTCGCCGAGCTGTTCGGCGTTGACAGTGTCGATCCGCATGCGCGGATGGTAGGGCAAACCTACGACACCACGAGGCCTGTTGATCTCAATGTGTGCTTCACCAGAGGATCGGCGTCGGCCAGGCCGTAGCGGTACCGGTAGACGGCCAGCAGCGTGCCGCGCAGGTCGTCGCCGGTGATCGGCGCCGTTCGCGGCCTGGTCAGGTCGGCGGCCATCAGCCGCATCGGGTGCGAGTCGTCCTCGCCCGGCTGGTGGTAGCCCGTGATGGGCAGCAGCACCGCGCCGAGCCGCAGGTAGAAGGCGATCCGGCGGTCCCTGGTGGTCCGCTCGGCGTCGTCGATGCCGTCCTCGCCGGGGTCTTCGACGTCGTAGACGATCCTCGTGAACCCGGCCAGTTCGCGGCGGATCTCCGTCCACAGGCGCTCACCGAGGCCACGGCCGCGCTCGCCGACGACGAAGTAACGCAGGAACACCCAGCCGGTGGGGCCCAGCTCACGCAGCACCGCGAGACCGAGTGGGGCGTCGTCGACCAGCACGAGCGCGCGGTCGGCGAGCAGGTCGTCGAACGGGGCACGCAAGCGCTCGCCGAAGCCGTCCTCGTAGATCTCACGGACACGGTCGAGGTGGGACGCCGGCAGCGACCCCGCGGGCACGAGCTTCACCGGAACTCCCCGCCGACCATGGTCCGCAGCACCTCGATGTCCTTGATCCGGCTGGGGTCCACGCGTGCCGGGCTGTCCGACAGCACCACGAGGTCGGCCAGTTTGCCCACGGTGATCGTGCCTTTCCGGTGTTCTTGCTTGGACGCGTACGCCGAGCCGTACGTGAAGGCGCGCAACGCCTCCAGCCCGGTGACCGCCTCGCCGGGGTTGAACGCCACGCCGGACGCGGTCCGCTGGTTGACCATGTCGTGCATGCCCAGCAGGGGAGCGCCGGTGACCACCGGCCGGTCCGAGCTGCCGGGCACGACGATCCCGGCGTCCAGCAGGGACCGTTGCCGGTACGCCCACGCCGTCCGTTCCGGCCCGAGCGCACGCAGCATGCCGTCGCCGATCTCGTTGGCGAACCGCCCTTGCGGCACGGGGATGACGCCGAGCTCACGGGCCCGCAGCACCTGGTCGGGCCTGGCCACGCCGAAGTGCTCGATGCGGTGCCGCCTGCTCGGGTCCCCGGCCGTCGCGTACGCGTCCAGCACGAGGTCGATCGCGGCGTCGCCGATCGCGTGCGTGGCCACGCGCCAGCCCGCGTTGTGCGCGGCCAGGATCGTGGCGGTCAGCGCGTCGGCGTCGCCTTGCAGGTAGCCGCGGTTGCCGGGCGTGTCGGTGAACTCCTGGCACATCGCCGCGGTGTGGCCGATCAGCGAACCGTCGGAGAAGACCTTGACCGGGCCGATGCCCAGCCAGTCGTCCCCGAATCCGGTCCGGATGCCCAGGTCGAGCCCGACACCGAGTTCGGCGACCGGGTGCAGCACGTCCGCCGCGACCATCAGCTCCACCCGGACACGGAGTTTGCCCTGTTCGCGGGCCCGGTGGTACGCCTCGACCTCGACCGGGGTCTTGCCGATCCAGCCGCCGCCGATCCCGGCCTCCACACAGCTGGTGATGCCTTCGGCCAGGTAGCGCTGCCCGGCGCGGTCGATCGCGTCGACCAGGGTGTCCACCGGGTACGGCAGGATCAGCGGGTTCACAAGCTGCTGTGCCTGTTCCTGGAGCAGGCCGGTCGGCCGTCCGGCACTGTCGGTGACCACCAGTCCACCGTCCACTTCGACGGCGTGTTCGTCGATGCCCAGTTCGCGCAGGACAGGGGAGTTGACCACACACATGTGCCCGGACGTGTGCTTCACGAGCACCTTGCGGCCACGGGCGGCACGGTCCAGGCCGTCGCGCGTCGGGTGCCCACCGCACTTGTTCTCGTCGTAGCCCGACGCGATGATCCACTCGCCGCTGTCCGGCGCCGCCGCGATCGCCGCGTACAGCGCGTCCAGGCTCGGCACCCGTACGTCCACTTCGGACAGGGTGAGGCCGTACCAGCTCATGTGGTTGTGCGCGTCGTGGAATCCCGGGGTCACGGTGGCGCCGCCGAGGTCGATCACGCGCTTGGCCGGGACGTCCGCCAGCGCGACGATCCGGTCGCCGAGGATCGCGACCGCCGAGGCGTCCTGGCCGTCCAGCGTGACCACGTTCGCGTTCCTGAGCACCAGGTCTGCTTCGAGCATCACAGCTGCGTGAACATCGTTCGGTACCAGTCGCTCCACGGCGCGGGCCGCCCGTCGGCGTCCACCTTCACGATCACCCGGTGGCCGCGCGCGTAGTGCCCGCACCGGAATCCGTACACCGCGCTCGTGGTGCCGATCTTCTCGGCGGTGAGCTCGACCGGCAGGATTCCCGGTGACGTGAACGCGGCGAGGAACTCGATCCGCAGTTCCCGCACCACGTACCGCAGGTCGTCGTCGCGGTCGCCGAACCGCTCCCAGCCCTTGCCGAACTGCTCGAACAGCGCCGACTGCGCGCGTTCGACGTGCAGGGCGAAGCGGGTGTTGTGCAGCGTGCCGTTGAGGTCCAGTTCGTCGAAGTAGACCGGGCTGTCCCACTTGAAGCTCACCGCAGCCGCTCCTTCGCCACCCGCTCGGACGCCGTGAGCGGCAGTTCGGCCCGCAACTCCCAGAACCGGGGGATCTTGAACGCCGCCAGCCGGTCCGCGCAGTACGCGGCGAGTTCGTCCTCGCCCGCGTCGCCGACGACGAACGCCTTGACCTCCTCGCCGCGGATGTCGTCCGGTACGCCGACCACGGCGGCCAGCCGCACGCCGGGGTGGCTCATCAGGACTTCCTCGACCTCGTGCGCGGCGATGTTCTCGCCGCTGCGGCGGATCATGTCCTTGATCCGGCCGAGGTGGTACACCCGCCCGTTCTCGTCGATCCTGGCCAGGTCACCGGTGTGGAACCAGCCGTCGTCGAACACGTCCGGCCGGCCGAGGTAGCCGTCCATCATGCCTGGGCCGCGCAACAGCAGTTCACCGTCGGCGATCCTGGCCTCGCGGTGCGGCGCAGGCCTGCCCAGGCACCCCGTGCCGACGAAGGCGTCGTGGTCCTCGGCGGTGATCCGGATGTCGGCACCGGTCTCGGTCATCCCGAACGCCTCGTACCACCCGACGCCCCAGCGCTGCTCCAGGGCCTGGTGCAGGGGGAGCGGGATCGCGGACGCCTGCACGGCACGGACGCGGTGGTCGCGGTCGGCCGGGTCGGGGGGCATCTTCAGCAGCAACGCGGGCATCGCGCCGAGGCAGTAGAAGTACGTCACCCGGTGCTCGCGGACCTTCGCCCAGAAGCTCGACGGGTGGAACCCGTCCAGGACGACCAGGTGCGCCCCGGCGAGCAGCGCGGCCACGACGTTCCACTGTGGATCGATGTAGTGGAACGGCTGCGCGGTCAGCATCACGTCGTGCTCGGTCAGGTTCGGGAAGTGTTCGACAAGGCTGCCGGCCAGGCGCAGCCAGTACTCGTGCGACAGCACGCATCCCTTGGGACTGCCGGTGGTTCCGGAGGTGTACTGGATGTTCACCACGCGGTTGACCGGTCCCTGCTCGAAACCCGGTTGCGGGGACAGCGTGTCGATGTGGTGGACCGGTGGCGCGTCGATCGCGTCGAGCAGCGGGCCGAACTCGCGGGTGGTCACCACGGCCACCGCCTCGGACGAGCGCAGCAGGTGGGAGGCGTCGACCGACCGGTACTTCACGTTCACCGGGACTATCACGGCGCCCAGTTTGACCAGCGCGAACCAGATCAGCGGGAACTCGGCCTGGTTGCGCAGCAACACCGCGACCCGGTCGCCTTGGCCGATCCCCTTGTCGCGCAACGCCTGTGCGTAACCCGATGAGCGCTCGTGCACCTGCGCGAACGTCAACCGCTCGCCGGGGTCGAACGTCCACGCGACGCGCGACGGCCACTTCCGCGCGGCCTCGGCGATGGCGCCGACCAGGTCATCCATTGCCGTACTCACCGGCGACGCTGGTCAGGACGGCGTGGCCGACCTCGGTCGCGAGCGCCTCGGTCATCCCGCCGTCCATGCCCTGGTTGAGCACCTGTTTGGCCAGGCTGACGGCCACCGGCGGGCGGTTCGCGACGGTCGCGGCCCAGTCGAGCGCGGCCTTCTCGTGCTCGCCGGCGGGCACCACGCGGTTGACCAGGCCGAGTTCGGCGGCCCTTGCCGCCGGGAACCTCTCGCCGAGCAGCAGCATCTCCTTGGCCACGGCCGGTCCGGCGATCTTGGGCAGCAGCGCCGAGATCCCGCCCGTCACGCTCAGGCCCAGCCCGACCTCGGGGAACCCGAACTGGGCGTGCTCGTCGGCGATGACCAGGTCGCAGCAGAGCGCGAACTCGCAGCCCGCGCCGACGGCGTAGCCGTGCACGGCGGCGATGACGACGCCGGGGAACGCCCTGATCCGCCGGGTGACCTCCTGGAGACGCTCGACGCGCCGCGCGGTCTCGATGGCCGTCTCGACCGGGACGGGTTCTTTGAGGTCGTGCCCCGAGCAGAACGCCCGGCCGCGCCCGGCCAGCACGACCGCACGCGCGCTGTCGCCCGCTGCCTGGTCGAGCGCCGTCAGCAGGCCCTCGGTCAGCTCGGTCGTGACGGCGTTCAGGCGGTCCGGCCGGTTGAGGTGCACGCGGGCGACGCGGTCGCGGCACTCGTAGTCGACAACCACCTCGAA
This window contains:
- a CDS encoding GNAT family N-acetyltransferase, giving the protein MRIDTVNAEQLGDLRSALHELYRLCFADPPWNESRTRLDNFANILTKHLAQPDLSASVAWDGRALHGVAYGWPMPPELPEDAFHMMVTQAVPAERLVAPALTVTELMVHPASRGQGLGRRLLDHYVGQHEAWLVTHPAAPACSLYDSMGWTRSDEFRNPYGDRRVVYLRAGQEQPPADTQ
- a CDS encoding N-acetyltransferase; amino-acid sequence: MKLVPAGSLPASHLDRVREIYEDGFGERLRAPFDDLLADRALVLVDDAPLGLAVLRELGPTGWVFLRYFVVGERGRGLGERLWTEIRRELAGFTRIVYDVEDPGEDGIDDAERTTRDRRIAFYLRLGAVLLPITGYHQPGEDDSHPMRLMAADLTRPRTAPITGDDLRGTLLAVYRYRYGLADADPLVKHTLRSTGLVVS
- a CDS encoding enoyl-CoA hydratase/isomerase family protein; amino-acid sequence: MVVDYECRDRVARVHLNRPDRLNAVTTELTEGLLTALDQAAGDSARAVVLAGRGRAFCSGHDLKEPVPVETAIETARRVERLQEVTRRIRAFPGVVIAAVHGYAVGAGCEFALCCDLVIADEHAQFGFPEVGLGLSVTGGISALLPKIAGPAVAKEMLLLGERFPAARAAELGLVNRVVPAGEHEKAALDWAATVANRPPVAVSLAKQVLNQGMDGGMTEALATEVGHAVLTSVAGEYGNG
- a CDS encoding AMP-binding protein, whose translation is MDDLVGAIAEAARKWPSRVAWTFDPGERLTFAQVHERSSGYAQALRDKGIGQGDRVAVLLRNQAEFPLIWFALVKLGAVIVPVNVKYRSVDASHLLRSSEAVAVVTTREFGPLLDAIDAPPVHHIDTLSPQPGFEQGPVNRVVNIQYTSGTTGSPKGCVLSHEYWLRLAGSLVEHFPNLTEHDVMLTAQPFHYIDPQWNVVAALLAGAHLVVLDGFHPSSFWAKVREHRVTYFYCLGAMPALLLKMPPDPADRDHRVRAVQASAIPLPLHQALEQRWGVGWYEAFGMTETGADIRITAEDHDAFVGTGCLGRPAPHREARIADGELLLRGPGMMDGYLGRPDVFDDGWFHTGDLARIDENGRVYHLGRIKDMIRRSGENIAAHEVEEVLMSHPGVRLAAVVGVPDDIRGEEVKAFVVGDAGEDELAAYCADRLAAFKIPRFWELRAELPLTASERVAKERLR
- a CDS encoding acyl-CoA thioesterase, which codes for MSFKWDSPVYFDELDLNGTLHNTRFALHVERAQSALFEQFGKGWERFGDRDDDLRYVVRELRIEFLAAFTSPGILPVELTAEKIGTTSAVYGFRCGHYARGHRVIVKVDADGRPAPWSDWYRTMFTQL
- a CDS encoding amidohydrolase codes for the protein MLEADLVLRNANVVTLDGQDASAVAILGDRIVALADVPAKRVIDLGGATVTPGFHDAHNHMSWYGLTLSEVDVRVPSLDALYAAIAAAPDSGEWIIASGYDENKCGGHPTRDGLDRAARGRKVLVKHTSGHMCVVNSPVLRELGIDEHAVEVDGGLVVTDSAGRPTGLLQEQAQQLVNPLILPYPVDTLVDAIDRAGQRYLAEGITSCVEAGIGGGWIGKTPVEVEAYHRAREQGKLRVRVELMVAADVLHPVAELGVGLDLGIRTGFGDDWLGIGPVKVFSDGSLIGHTAAMCQEFTDTPGNRGYLQGDADALTATILAAHNAGWRVATHAIGDAAIDLVLDAYATAGDPSRRHRIEHFGVARPDQVLRARELGVIPVPQGRFANEIGDGMLRALGPERTAWAYRQRSLLDAGIVVPGSSDRPVVTGAPLLGMHDMVNQRTASGVAFNPGEAVTGLEALRAFTYGSAYASKQEHRKGTITVGKLADLVVLSDSPARVDPSRIKDIEVLRTMVGGEFR